Proteins found in one Longimicrobium sp. genomic segment:
- a CDS encoding histidine phosphatase family protein, with the protein MQLLIIRHAIAEDRDHWALAGHPDAERPLTGEGKRRMKRGAAGLRALVPRIDALATSPLVRAHDTAVIVAREYGDMAMEIVTELSPERGADDLLPWLRGHGPDAVVAIVGHEPGLGCLLGWLLTGRHQSFVELKKGAACLLEFDDPPAAGNATLLWSLTPGQLRKLERAR; encoded by the coding sequence ATGCAACTCCTCATCATCCGCCACGCCATCGCCGAAGACCGCGACCACTGGGCCCTCGCCGGGCACCCCGACGCCGAGCGCCCGCTGACGGGGGAGGGAAAGCGGAGGATGAAGCGCGGCGCCGCCGGGCTGCGGGCGCTGGTCCCCCGCATCGACGCGCTGGCCACCTCGCCGCTGGTGCGGGCGCACGACACCGCCGTCATCGTGGCGCGGGAGTACGGCGACATGGCGATGGAGATCGTGACCGAGCTGTCGCCCGAGCGCGGGGCGGACGACCTCCTCCCCTGGCTGCGCGGGCACGGACCGGACGCCGTGGTGGCGATCGTGGGGCACGAGCCGGGGCTCGGCTGCCTGCTGGGGTGGCTGCTGACGGGGCGCCACCAGAGCTTCGTGGAGCTGAAGAAGGGGGCCGCCTGCCTCCTGGAGTTCGACGACCCGCCCGCCGCCGGCAACGCGACCCTCCTCTGGTCGCTGACGCCGGGGCAGCTCCGCAAGCTGGAGCGCGCACGGTGA